The following coding sequences lie in one Candidatus Diapherotrites archaeon genomic window:
- a CDS encoding class I SAM-dependent methyltransferase, which translates to MKKIIKSCGPDIKRRILTEGINYFTTSKKSIWGKGDKETLELLEKEEINGKWLNLAAGDGRYNLNLLKKADFVVASDIDKSALSKLYHTTPKKFSIKLDIKVFDITKKFPFNDASFDGIFCAGFLHLFPKNIFRRIFLEMGRILKPNGKIIIDFATDIKRVSPDGKLIVFGDEPQYSLEEAKELLKETFRQYKIRIQELQVFEEEFKAANSPYKFSCKGVLLVAER; encoded by the coding sequence ATGAAAAAAATAATAAAATCTTGCGGGCCCGACATTAAAAGGCGCATACTTACTGAAGGAATAAACTATTTTACTACAAGTAAGAAGTCGATTTGGGGGAAAGGGGATAAAGAAACACTAGAACTTTTAGAGAAAGAAGAAATTAACGGAAAATGGTTGAACCTAGCTGCCGGCGACGGTCGTTACAATCTGAACTTATTAAAGAAAGCTGACTTTGTTGTAGCTTCTGATATTGATAAAAGCGCTCTTAGTAAATTATACCATACAACACCCAAAAAATTTAGCATCAAATTAGACATTAAGGTATTTGATATAACTAAAAAATTCCCATTTAATGACGCCTCATTTGACGGTATTTTTTGCGCAGGTTTTTTGCATCTTTTTCCTAAAAATATTTTTAGAAGAATATTTCTTGAAATGGGCAGGATACTTAAACCAAATGGGAAAATTATAATAGACTTTGCAACAGACATCAAGAGGGTTTCACCAGACGGCAAACTTATTGTGTTTGGAGATGAACCTCAATATTCATTGGAAGAAGCCAAAGAACTTCTAAAAGAAACTTTTAGACAATATAAAATTAGAATTCAAGAGTTACAGGTCTTTGAAGAAGAATTTAAAGCTGCTAATTCTCCGTATAAATTTAGTTGCAAGGGTGTTTTATTGGTAGCCGAAAGGTGA
- a CDS encoding DNA-directed RNA polymerase subunit K yields the protein MEALTRFEKARIISARALQLSLGAPPLVEVPKASSPIDVAGAEFNEKMIPLVVLRRYPNGEVKKVSLSEGD from the coding sequence ATGGAAGCACTGACAAGGTTTGAGAAGGCAAGAATAATAAGCGCGAGAGCCCTTCAATTATCGTTGGGGGCGCCCCCTTTGGTTGAAGTGCCCAAGGCTTCTTCACCAATAGATGTTGCTGGAGCCGAATTCAACGAAAAAATGATTCCATTGGTTGTGCTGCGAAGATATCCTAATGGCGAAGTAAAGAAAGTAAGCTTGAGTGAAGGGGATTGA
- a CDS encoding 30S ribosomal protein S17e has translation MGKAVPRGVKSRAHKLMELHEGKFSPDFEKNKEFINSLKLPFPRKIRNLIAGFITREAKAKSS, from the coding sequence ATGGGCAAGGCTGTGCCGAGAGGCGTTAAATCAAGGGCTCACAAGCTCATGGAGCTGCATGAAGGAAAGTTCTCTCCAGATTTCGAAAAGAACAAGGAATTCATCAATTCCTTAAAGCTTCCATTCCCAAGAAAAATCCGCAATCTCATTGCAGGCTTCATTACAAGGGAAGCAAAGGCAAAAAGCAGTTAA
- a CDS encoding DUF2080 family transposase-associated protein, with translation MIKNYDIYEEVVKQVVPFGNGSIVYTPKKWIGQTVRVILEGEPVNIKESVVELLQPFLENIKGVFLYGSFARNEQAPDSDIDVLVVADKKFKLEKKSRFDFTVIEEATLRKELKGKDPFYTYLVLQEAKPIINKALLKELKEIKINKCDFKWLLEEAESALKIAEEFLKLDKLQERKKLDSTAIVHTIVLRLKNLFWLQCILKNEKYSNKEFKSFLHKKGLPKELIEKFYDLYRAERDEKGTPVKVSVEDTEKLYEVAKRELIEMREVLHKCLQKRKHSKE, from the coding sequence ATGATAAAAAATTATGACATTTACGAAGAAGTAGTAAAACAAGTTGTTCCGTTCGGCAACGGCAGCATTGTTTACACCCCTAAAAAGTGGATTGGACAAACTGTTAGAGTAATTCTTGAAGGGGAGCCTGTTAATATTAAGGAAAGCGTGGTTGAATTGCTTCAGCCTTTCTTAGAGAACATTAAAGGGGTCTTTCTTTACGGCTCCTTTGCCAGAAACGAGCAGGCGCCAGACTCAGACATAGATGTATTAGTTGTCGCTGACAAAAAATTCAAGTTAGAAAAAAAAAGCAGGTTTGATTTCACAGTAATAGAAGAAGCCACTCTAAGAAAAGAACTGAAAGGAAAAGACCCTTTTTATACTTATTTAGTTCTACAGGAAGCAAAACCTATCATAAATAAGGCTTTACTAAAAGAATTAAAAGAAATAAAAATCAATAAGTGTGATTTCAAATGGCTTTTAGAGGAAGCTGAAAGCGCTTTAAAGATTGCAGAAGAATTCCTGAAATTAGATAAATTACAAGAAAGAAAAAAACTTGACTCAACTGCAATAGTTCACACAATAGTTTTAAGGCTCAAAAATCTCTTCTGGCTCCAATGCATTCTAAAAAACGAAAAATACTCAAATAAAGAATTTAAGTCTTTTCTTCACAAAAAAGGCTTGCCTAAAGAATTGATAGAAAAATTTTATGACTTGTACAGGGCAGAAAGAGACGAAAAGGGCACTCCAGTCAAAGTTTCAGTTGAAGACACCGAAAAACTATATGAAGTTGCCAAAAGAGAATTAATAGAAATGAGAGAGGTATTGCACAAATGTCTTCAAAAAAGAAAGCATTCAAAGGAATAA
- a CDS encoding zinc finger domain-containing protein: MRYCSSCGREVTKDFTEFKCPKCGKSRIIRCAHCKVTSTPYKCIECNFEGP, from the coding sequence TTGAGGTATTGCAGTTCTTGCGGCAGAGAGGTAACAAAGGATTTCACTGAATTCAAGTGCCCTAAGTGCGGGAAGTCGAGAATTATAAGGTGCGCCCACTGCAAGGTTACTTCCACTCCTTACAAGTGCATTGAATGCAATTTTGAGGGCCCCTAA
- a CDS encoding SMC family ATPase: MIKCIRLSNWRSHKDTELEFYKGTNVLVGIIGAGKSSVTDALSYAFFGTFPALNAKRLNSEEIIMAQPNKMDSAKIELEFDFNGGNYCIERILHRAKASEAKLFREKKLIAGPKPSEVTEKIGELLEIDYELFSRAVYSEQNQIDYFLRLSPQQRKEKFDELLGINKYEKVRSNTTSLINKIKKSVQEKNSFYQRTKERFKEEDMKEAQEKIRKKEEKKIELKEKKESEEEKIEGIKKKIGAIEKKDKEYKELNEKSIRKKAMIEEIEKEVEEIEEKTGIKKEKLKEKEIAAELEKLKERKSELEKKIGELKEKQRKIESLNERKSFLEKEIQSKKRILPKKIEEKVGLGEETKKIEGTKKEKENEKEEKCSELKKIQEKINEIKCNIIACENKNKEIEKHLNELKESDAHCPLCRAELSTKKKSELIKEKEKENEENKKRIIECEKEGKEEEAKEKKLSAGIEELEKEIKKLFEEKALLQHFYSVIDSLSEQGNLLKETSKSIEKETVEVEALKGEADEKLLKDLEEKNKNFEKLFECIKKEGQMHSLKEEIIAVENKIRELNYKEDELINEKQLLTKTEASISSIKIELNSIEESIVELKKQLESLRAIERQLLELEEEISLRKNLEEELSLFNNALKVAQSELREELINTINQAMEDLWPRLYPYHDFISAKMDIEEGSYELKVKNRNNEWVRVEGILSGGERSAAAICIRVAFSLVLAQNLGWLILDEPTHNLDRNAVKELAKLMKHHLPGLVEQIFVITHDPELEKAATSYYYVLERDKANNGVTIPRMQQIE, translated from the coding sequence ATGATTAAATGCATTAGGCTCTCCAACTGGCGCTCGCACAAGGACACTGAACTGGAATTCTACAAGGGAACAAATGTCTTAGTGGGAATTATTGGGGCGGGAAAATCAAGTGTAACGGATGCTTTAAGCTATGCTTTTTTTGGCACTTTTCCTGCGTTGAACGCTAAAAGGCTGAATTCAGAGGAAATCATAATGGCCCAGCCTAACAAAATGGATTCAGCGAAAATTGAACTGGAATTCGATTTCAATGGGGGCAATTACTGCATTGAAAGGATTCTTCACAGGGCTAAGGCAAGCGAGGCAAAACTGTTCAGGGAAAAAAAATTGATTGCTGGCCCAAAGCCAAGCGAGGTAACAGAAAAGATTGGTGAACTACTTGAAATTGACTATGAATTATTTTCGCGGGCAGTTTACTCGGAGCAGAACCAGATTGATTATTTCCTGCGCTTGAGCCCTCAGCAGAGGAAAGAGAAATTCGACGAATTATTGGGCATAAACAAGTACGAGAAAGTGAGGTCAAACACAACTTCACTTATAAACAAGATAAAAAAATCTGTGCAAGAAAAAAATTCCTTTTATCAGAGGACAAAAGAGAGATTCAAGGAAGAGGACATGAAAGAAGCACAAGAAAAAATAAGAAAAAAAGAAGAAAAAAAAATTGAGCTGAAAGAAAAAAAGGAAAGCGAAGAAGAAAAAATTGAGGGCATAAAGAAAAAAATCGGGGCAATAGAAAAAAAGGACAAGGAATACAAGGAATTGAATGAAAAAAGCATAAGAAAGAAGGCAATGATTGAGGAAATAGAGAAAGAAGTGGAAGAGATTGAGGAAAAGACAGGAATAAAAAAAGAAAAATTGAAAGAAAAAGAGATTGCGGCAGAATTGGAGAAATTAAAAGAGAGGAAAAGCGAGTTAGAGAAAAAAATCGGGGAACTCAAAGAGAAACAAAGAAAGATTGAATCATTGAATGAAAGGAAATCCTTTCTTGAAAAGGAGATTCAATCAAAAAAGAGGATTCTCCCCAAAAAAATTGAAGAAAAAGTGGGTCTGGGGGAGGAAACAAAAAAGATTGAAGGCACAAAAAAAGAGAAAGAAAATGAAAAAGAAGAAAAATGCAGTGAACTCAAAAAAATTCAGGAAAAAATCAATGAAATAAAGTGCAATATAATTGCGTGCGAAAATAAAAACAAGGAAATTGAAAAGCATTTGAATGAATTGAAGGAAAGCGATGCGCATTGCCCACTCTGCAGGGCCGAGTTGAGCACAAAAAAGAAGTCAGAACTAATTAAAGAGAAAGAGAAAGAAAACGAGGAAAACAAAAAGAGGATAATTGAATGCGAAAAGGAAGGAAAGGAAGAAGAAGCAAAAGAAAAGAAATTAAGTGCAGGAATTGAAGAACTGGAAAAGGAAATAAAAAAGCTTTTCGAGGAAAAAGCCTTGCTGCAGCATTTTTATTCAGTGATTGATTCTTTGAGTGAACAGGGAAATCTGCTGAAGGAGACATCAAAAAGCATTGAAAAGGAGACTGTAGAGGTTGAGGCGCTCAAGGGAGAGGCAGATGAAAAATTATTGAAGGACCTTGAGGAAAAAAACAAAAATTTTGAGAAACTCTTTGAATGCATCAAAAAAGAAGGGCAAATGCATTCCTTAAAAGAAGAAATTATTGCAGTGGAAAATAAGATAAGGGAACTGAATTACAAGGAAGACGAGCTAATAAATGAAAAACAGTTGCTTACAAAAACTGAGGCATCAATTAGTTCAATTAAAATTGAATTGAATTCAATTGAAGAATCTATTGTAGAACTAAAGAAGCAGCTTGAATCATTGCGGGCAATCGAGAGGCAGTTGCTTGAGCTCGAAGAAGAAATTTCATTGAGAAAAAACTTGGAGGAAGAGCTTTCCCTATTCAATAATGCCTTGAAGGTTGCGCAGTCAGAACTAAGGGAAGAGCTCATAAACACAATTAATCAGGCAATGGAGGACTTGTGGCCAAGGCTTTACCCTTACCATGACTTCATTTCAGCAAAAATGGACATAGAGGAAGGAAGCTATGAATTGAAAGTAAAGAACAGGAACAATGAATGGGTGAGGGTTGAAGGAATATTGAGTGGAGGCGAAAGAAGCGCAGCAGCAATATGCATTAGGGTTGCTTTCTCCCTTGTGCTCGCGCAGAATTTGGGCTGGCTGATATTAGATGAGCCAACGCATAACCTTGACAGGAACGCAGTAAAGGAACTGGCTAAATTGATGAAGCACCATCTCCCTGGATTGGTGGAACAAATCTTTGTTATAACCCATGACCCTGAATTGGAGAAGGCTGCAACCTCTTACTATTACGTCCTTGAAAGGGATAAAGCGAATAACGGTGTTACAATTCCAAGAATGCAACAGATTGAATAA
- a CDS encoding radical SAM protein, with product MAKLIEGWLGNPVTRKILSFCTNRCTCGRRIELILKDYAGEKQELCIRCKTARFIVGKILDGFAGTTKTKKADIILTLKDPVWRKGLAAVLEGIAKYGPTKPFTSYSPFLIVWNVTKACNLACKHCYEDAHKRAPDEFTTEEALHAVDKMAGWGVAYIAISGGEPLARSDLFKIAKRIKENEMGFSIATNATLLTKEKVKKLKAANCLYIQVSLDGAKASTHNAFRGRKAFEKTIKGIRNAVGSGMAIGIAMTITKHNLKEVPAAIDLAEKLGVDLFMHYNFIPTGRGKGIVNLDIGPKEREKLLEYLASQIGKRGKLSILSTAPQYAKVCSAFGAASSLTHFDVFSQSYDSAATKFLADFIGGCGTARLYCAIEPNGNIEPCVFIPIVCGNIRKDDLIDVWQNNKTMKELRDRKNFKGNCQKCVHRNICGGCRARAYGYYKDVRRSDPGCILNEKEWQKLKEKGS from the coding sequence ATGGCTAAATTGATTGAGGGTTGGTTAGGCAATCCTGTAACAAGAAAAATTTTGAGTTTCTGCACTAACAGGTGCACTTGCGGGAGAAGGATTGAACTTATCCTCAAAGATTATGCAGGAGAAAAACAGGAATTATGCATTAGGTGCAAGACAGCTAGATTTATTGTGGGAAAAATTCTGGACGGTTTTGCGGGCACCACCAAAACAAAAAAGGCTGACATAATTTTGACCCTTAAAGACCCTGTCTGGAGGAAAGGCCTTGCAGCCGTGCTTGAAGGCATAGCCAAATACGGCCCAACAAAACCTTTTACTTCTTATTCCCCTTTTCTGATTGTGTGGAATGTTACAAAAGCCTGCAATCTTGCCTGCAAGCACTGCTATGAGGACGCCCACAAGAGGGCCCCTGATGAGTTCACAACAGAAGAGGCATTGCATGCAGTGGATAAAATGGCAGGCTGGGGTGTTGCATATATTGCCATCTCAGGCGGAGAGCCTCTTGCAAGGTCTGACCTCTTCAAGATTGCGAAAAGAATCAAAGAAAATGAAATGGGATTTTCCATTGCAACTAATGCAACCCTGCTCACGAAAGAGAAGGTAAAGAAATTGAAGGCAGCTAATTGCCTTTACATTCAGGTTTCCTTGGACGGGGCAAAGGCTTCAACTCATAATGCTTTTAGGGGCAGAAAAGCATTTGAAAAGACAATCAAGGGAATAAGGAATGCTGTAGGCTCAGGAATGGCAATTGGAATTGCAATGACCATAACAAAGCATAATCTAAAGGAAGTCCCTGCAGCAATTGACTTGGCAGAAAAATTAGGCGTTGACCTTTTCATGCATTACAATTTTATTCCAACTGGAAGGGGCAAGGGAATAGTAAATCTTGATATAGGCCCAAAGGAAAGGGAAAAACTGCTGGAATATCTTGCTTCCCAGATAGGGAAAAGAGGCAAGCTTTCAATACTTTCCACTGCACCACAGTACGCAAAGGTTTGCAGTGCATTCGGCGCAGCATCTTCCTTAACCCATTTTGATGTGTTCAGCCAGTCCTATGATTCTGCTGCAACAAAATTTTTGGCCGACTTCATCGGAGGCTGCGGCACAGCAAGGCTTTACTGCGCCATAGAACCAAACGGAAACATTGAGCCCTGCGTTTTTATCCCAATAGTCTGCGGGAACATAAGGAAAGATGACTTAATTGATGTATGGCAGAACAATAAAACAATGAAGGAACTGAGAGACAGAAAGAATTTCAAGGGCAATTGCCAGAAATGCGTGCACAGGAACATTTGTGGTGGCTGCAGGGCGAGAGCTTACGGCTACTACAAGGATGTAAGGCGCTCAGACCCCGGATGCATTTTAAATGAAAAGGAATGGCAGAAATTGAAAGAAAAAGGTTCTTAG